The nucleotide sequence TGTATACGTACAAAAAGTATTTTTGACATATATACTTCGTGTAACTTTCTGAATACATAATATAAACTTTCGACAAAGGATGCTCAACTAACCACCCTTTACTGCGTGTTGGTCATGTATCTTCTTGAAAGAGAAGTGTAGAGAGTGTCAAGTCCACCTCtaaccccccacccccaaaccccAAACCCCAACCCTAAACACATGTACCATGTAACTCTCACCAAATTGGAAGAAATCACTTAGTGTTTTTGCCTTTGTCGGGACATTCAGTTGGTCTCACCGTAcgatatatattagtaatatgtAAGAAAAAGACTAGTGCAGTTCATGAACATGAGCAGACACAACGATTTCAAGTTATAGTAATTGAATTCCTAAAAACTACAAATACAAATCGAACGTTGAAGTGGGTGAAAATTCTAGGAGACCATGATTCAAATGTGAGtttacatttataacaaaaatgactTAATAAAGCAAAAATGAATAAGAACGGTATAATTCAATTCAACATCTTTTGTCGTTTAGAAATGCATTCTTCCCTCAATTTTTCGACATAGGGGGTTAGCTTGCTTCCGCTGGTTATGGGTGGACCGGTGAAGGATCCAAAGGACATGTTATGAACATGGATATTCCAGAGGCTAGCCAAGTTGTGCCCGAGGCTAAACCAGGAAGAAGCCCAAGAATTAGACAGACCAACAATACATTTGCTTGCGATTCGAAAAAGAGGCCCAAGAATTAGACAGGTCAAATGTCATTATTATTACGCTGACCACCAGGTTGTGAGGTTTTCGCAAGGGATGTTTTCCATTTACATTCTCGACTATTAAAAAAATCGACCAAACAACATAAATTAGACAGGTGCATGTAGCTTAACCTCCTTATCCATCATTGAAACTATATCCATGTCACATAGAAAACACGTATGTAAAACCCATGCAACATAGTCATACCCAGGGTTTCGATCTAGTGGTAAGAGCAAACTTGTGAATTAGGCGCACGTGACAAGTTTGAACCCTGCAACTGACAAAATCGTTATACTTAAGTGGAAAAGTATTTTGCCATGGCTTCTCCACTACTAACATTTCTTTTTTGAATTGTCATGACAAAAGATGTACAATAAAATAGTGAGGCAACCTTTGAAACAGACAGTAACAGCTAGACCAAGTGAATGTGATAAAGTAGCAAACATACCCGTTGCGGATGCAATTACAACTGCAAACATTGTCAAGCACTGACAAATACCTGCGATTCTATAAAGCTTCaatacaatttttttacattGAGGAGTTCTACTTTGAGCTGCCATGAGGAAGTAGATGAATATGGAAACAGCTGAGAATGTGAAGGCAATGGCGTCGGAAACAACAAATGCACAAAATGATGTTTTCCTTATTAGAATCGCCATTCCTTGATTAGGGCTATCGGAGTCGCTCTCAAAACCTCCTGGCAATGTGATACCAGCGGCGAAAGTGACTGTCATTATCAAAGTGGCCACAACAATATGGATTTGAGCTACCTTCATGATACTTTTGACTACTGTTTGATCTGCCTTTTTATCTTTATCGTGATCATCTTCCCTTACCTCAAAGTCACGTTTTCCAAATTGACCAATGCTGCACAAATCCTCCAtcaatttctcctattttaatcaATAGTAAAGTTTATAGTGAGTCGGTCGAAAAATTTAACACAGTAACTTGTCTAACTTAGAACTAATCTGTTCATAGCGTAGGAGACAACAGTATCATGAAATACAATTATAGTTTTACTTGACATAATGGTCAGAAAGCTGAAGATTTGTGAGTGCACGCAAATCGTTCTTTCGCTTGACATAATCCTTGAACTAGTATATCAATATTTCACCAGCATATACTCAAGCGCAACCAGTATTTGAAAAACAAATATGCGGCCGCTTACCTTCTTTGTTGTCGCTTTGCATGACAATGCTATATCAAGTGGAGTCTGGTTTTGTTTGTTAAATGACATCTTGTTTGCTCTaggatgttttattaattcaggCACATGGTTAGCAGAGGCAGCAAGCAAATGGAGTGGAGTGTTGCCATCACTATCTGGCTCATTAACAAGGCTGTCGCACTTATCAGAGCCTAATAAGACGCAGACTACCTTGTCTTGATTTTTCAATATGGCAACATGAAGAGCATTTTGATTGTTGCTGTTAAGCGTATCGCGACAATCAGGGCAGTGATTTAATAGCTCAATGATCATGTTTACATCACCTTCACTGGCTTCAATGTGAATTGCTGTTGTCCAGTCATTTTCACTGCCTGCCGGAAGGTACACTAAGGATTTTTTCCACCACAACATATAAGAAACTACGTCTATCAGTCCTAATTTGACAGCATAGTGCAGTGAATTCCAACCCCATAAGTCAGGTTCCTCTTATAAAGGCTTATTCCATCGCCATAGTGATCTAATGTAATCTGGATGTGTCAATACgataaatgcataaataaggGGTTAGATCTTCTCGCAAATATAGTTGCACGACAGACACTAAGATTTTGTACCTTTATGTTTCTGAATTACTGCTGCATGCAGAGGTGTTCTATTAGATGGACCTGCAGCGTAAGTTGGTTTCTTGCAGGATTTCAAGATGACAATCAAAGCATCCTGAAAACCAGATTCAGCCGCCCGATACAGTGGTGTCTCCTGTGCATGATTAGGCGGAAATTCAAATTCAGGATCTTCTTTCGCCAAGAGCTTAACCACATCTAGATGTTGGCTCCGCACGGCCTTGTGCAGGGCTGTATCTCCACTAGCATCTGTCATCCTCGTGAGCTTATCATTAGTATTATGACCTTCGACACATGCTAGTAGCACACAGACAACTTCAGTATGCCCTTCATTAGCTGCTATGGGAAGAGCggtttcatttttcttgttttgacagCATAACAATGCCGGAGTAATCTTATGGACTTCTGCCGCGAAACGGGAGTGGACATAGAGGGCTGCGACATGGAGGACCGTGTTTCCCTTTGGAGTGACTTGGATCTCTTAAGATTCACTTCATCTTATGATTCTTTTCTCATAAAAACAAACAAGTAGAGTAGTCGATTACTTAAGAAACGAACAAAACATGACTACAGAACAAAGAAAATCTTGTAGCCAACTCAAATGGCGAACATTGATGACATATCTATCTCTCAAGAACATTATACAAAAAGATTGAAGAACTGCAAGCCAGTGAGCATGTCAAGGTTGTAACATAGACGCGAGTCTTTATGTAAGTTATGTAGGAAGTTTCAGATCACAAGGACCATTCTTTCACCAAAGCAACAGTACTTCTTACTAACACGCAATATTATCTATAGTATCTTTCTCTTGTAGCATCTTTATCAACTTCCAACGCCAAATTGCATGACTAACACATAAGGCAGCTGCAACATACTCGACTTCACAAGTTAAGAAaggaaccaaaaaaagaaaaagagaaaaacaagagAATATTATCATAGGTTGCTTCATAAGCACCAAAGTGAATGTCATTTCTCCAAAAGAAAAGATTGCAGTGTAAAGCATCGTAGCTATTCGTAGGGTCGGAGGAAGAGGACCAGACCACAGGGCTCTATGCGTAAGAAAGTGCGTATAATACTACGTTAAAAAAAGTTTTTCTTGCGAAGAAGCTTGTGATTCTTTTGTCGAAATAAGGACAAAtagtttgatttgatattttcaaaGAATCAACTAAGGAAATCTCATTTTTCGTATATCGAAAACAAGAACTATCCATATGTTAGTTAAACCAAAATTTGGATTGTACAAATTTGGatccattttcttttcattttttcctttttttttttggattttgggatttatttctTGTGTGTCCTTTATTATATTATCATCGAAATATTTTTGATAcgggtaaagttgttgccatgtgagcAGGAGGTAACGGGTTCAGGCCTTGGAAACAGCCCCTTGCAAAAATGTAAGTTGAGGTTGCGTAAAATAGATCCTTGTGATTGGGCCCTTCCACGGACCTTGCCAATCACGGGAGCTTAGTGCAGCGGGCTACCCTTTTTTGTTTTAAGAAATATTCTGGACACCACACctttgataaaaaagaaaaggaaaggtaTAAGCAAGGAATTTGTTCAACTTTTTTCACAGGGCCATCAACAACTGTTAACAGTAAACTCCTTCTACCAATGCTAGaacagatgagaagaaatcaccctaGCGTTTAGCTTCTAGTGAAAATTGAACACGAGACTTCATAGTGCACGACAAACTTCATTAACCACTAGGCGACACCTTTGGATGTTTCTTTCATCCAGAGAAAGCAATCCTGCTCGCGATGTTAGTGGTGGTGGAACCACACGTAGAGTCGGAGGGTAATGATCATGAAGACAGAGCTAGTCGAGATGAAAAATTAGTTGAGAACATTATGAAGACAGCTCAAATGCATTTAGTTGTGGAAACTATCTATTAATGACACACTAATATTATTAACcattatatagaaaaaaaagagaataatattagagtGCTCTTCTTGATGAATCTCCAAAATAGAAAACTAAGTACCATATATTAGTTTTTGCCAGATCCTCTCTATATATTAAGAAATCACTGaatatctataaatattttgACTAGAGAACCCACAGATTTTAAGTTATGTACAATGGAATTTACTACCGAAAACCAAACACTGTATCAGTATAACAGAGATTATATAATCATTAACAGTTGgaaactggtaaagttgttgtcacgtGACAAGGTCACGTGTTTTAAGTCTTGAAAACGGCTAgcagaaatacaaggtaaagTTATTGTTGCTGGATTTAGTCAGATCCTGATTGGGATCCtgacaattggtatcagagccagggtTCCGTGTGACCTGTGTGGTGGAGATGACTGAGGGCACTCGCTTCAAGCTGGTGGATGATCGACTGGCTAGACATGATGAAATTTTGAATGAACTGCTAACTAATCAACAGGAAGTGTGTAACactcaaataggaattcaagGAACCTTAGAGCTTCTCTTAGAAAGGCTAACAGCTCTTGAGAGAGTACCGAATAGAGCTCAGGGTGAACACCAACAAGGAGATGGGATACTTCCTAATCCGGCTCTGGAAAACAGACAAAATAGGCTGAAAATGGTGCCAATTCCCCCTCCCAAGTGGGAATTACCTAGTTTTAAAGGTCATGAACCCAAGGTGTGGCTCCGTAAATGTGAAAGGTATTTCACTATATACAGAACATTGGACAATCTTAAGGTTGATGCAGCTGCGTTGTATTTGAATAGGGTAGCAGAGACTTGGTATCACTCTCTAGTACTGAGTAGAGGTGTGGTTAATTGGGTAGAGTTTAAGGAAGAGCTAATTAGCAGATTTGATGATGAATTACTGGATGATATAGTGGAACAATTTAATAGACTCTCTCAAACAGGATCAGTGGATGAATTTCTTGCTAAATTTGAAGACATCAAGGCTCAAATGCTTGTGAGGAATCCACACCTCAATGATGCTCACTTCCTATCCAATTTTGTGGGCGCTTTGAAGGAAGAGATTCAATTTTCTGTTAAGATGTTCAAACCAGCTACACTTAAACTTGCTATTGAAAAAGCTAGGATGCAGGAGAAGGCCAAAGAAGCTGTCCAGAGGAGAAATAAGGTCATAAACAAGCCCACTGGTGTTTTAATCCACAATCCTAATACCAAGGTAGGGGGGAGCTTAACCACTAAACCTAATACATTTAAATTGAGTCCAGAAGTTTATGAGTATAGGAAGATCAACACACTATGTTTTAGGTGTGGTCATAAGTATCTCGTCGGTCATCAATGTAAACAAAAACAGTTGAATTGTTTGATGGGAGAAGTAGAGTCTATTGAAGAGAGACCTGGAGAGATAGAGGATCCTTCCTTTTCGGATGTGATTATTGAAGGAGAATTAGACCAGGAAGTTGAGGAGGCCGTATGCTTAAATGCACTATCAGGTAACAATCAAGGGGTGAACACTATCCTAGTCAGTGGTACTGTGAAGAATAGAGCACTCACCTTGTTGATTGACTCTGGAAGAACTCATAGCTTTCTTGATCAAAACACTCTTATTGAAACTGGCTATCAAGCTAGCTATTGTGCACCATTAAGGGTAATAGTAGCTGACGGAAACTATGTAATGTGCACCTCTCAATGCAAAGGGTTCTTGTGGAGAATGCAGGGAAGATATTTTCaagaggacatgcttattatacCTGTTGGAGGGTGTGACATGGTGCTGGGAAATGACTGGATGAAGAAGCACAATCCCACTAGATTTGATTATGAAAAGAAGTGTGTTACTATTGGCAGGAAGAGCAACAAGTTAGTGTTAAAAAGAATAGCTGAGGAAGGGAAGCTTAATATGGTCACTAGTGGTACTATGAACAAGATGCTAAAAAAGGGGCAAACTCTCATTTCTCATTAGTTTATGATGAGTGCTGGTGACAACAGAACCCATGAGCTAGTGGATGATGCTATATTGAAGGTATTGGACCAGTATCCAGATGTGTTCAAGGAGCCAATGACCTTGACTCCTGTTAGGTCACTTGACCATGCCATTCCTCTCAAATCAGGGGATGTTCCAGTGAGTTTGAGGCCTTATAGGTACGCTTACTACCAAAAGAATGAGTAGGAGAATCAAGTCACTGAAATGATCAACCAAGGCATAGTTCAACCTAGTCAATCTCCATTCTCTTCACCAGCTTTATTGGTCAAGAAAAAGGATGGATCCTGGAGATTTTGTGTAGACTTCAGGGGGTTGAATGAGATCACTATAAAAGAAAAGTATCCAATACCTATAGTTGATGACTTACTGGATGAATTGCATGGTTCTGTGATCTTTTCCAAAGTCGATCTCAGGGTTGTATACCACCAAATCAGGATGAAGACTGAGGATGTCATAAAACTGCGTTTAGGACCCATGTGGGTCATTATGAGTTCAAGGTGATGCCATTTGGCATAACCAATGCACCTGTTACTTTCTAAGCCTTAATGAACCAAGTTTTTCAGCCATTCCTCCGGAGGTTTGTCTTAGTATTTTTTGATGATATACTCATTTATATTGTGTCCTTAAAGGAGCATGTTGATCATCTGA is from Capsicum annuum cultivar UCD-10X-F1 chromosome 5, UCD10Xv1.1, whole genome shotgun sequence and encodes:
- the LOC107872229 gene encoding ankyrin repeat-containing protein ITN1-like, whose product is MLWWKKSLVYLPAGSENDWTTAIHIEASEGDVNMIIELLNHCPDCRDTLNSNNQNALHVAILKNQDKVVCVLLGSDKCDSLVNEPDSDGNTPLHLLAASANHVPELIKHPRANKMSFNKQNQTPLDIALSCKATTKKEKLMEDLCSIGQFGKRDFEVREDDHDKDKKADQTVVKSIMKVAQIHIVVATLIMTVTFAAGITLPGGFESDSDSPNQGMAILIRKTSFCAFVVSDAIAFTFSAVSIFIYFLMAAQSRTPQCKKIVLKLYRIAGICQCLTMFAVVIASATGMFATLSHSLGLAVTVCFKGCLTILLYIFCHDNSKKKC